Within the Paenibacillus sp. AN1007 genome, the region TCCGCCGCAGGCGATTAAAGGGCAGCTTTCGGAAGACGGAAGCACCATCGTCATGCCGCTATTTTTTAATAAAGATGCCGATGCAGAGCAGCTGAAGGCAGGCATTGAAGGGTTAGAGGAAAAAACCAAAGCGATCTTTGGCATGAATCCATTTGAAACGGCGATCGACAACGACAGCAAGCTGATTGCCCGGGTAACGGGACCCGTTGGAATTTCCATTGATGCTACCGGATTGTTCTCTTCAGCCGATGTATCTCTGTTAATTGCAACTGTAGTGCTTGTGCTTGTCCTGCTGCTGCTGATCTATCGCTCGCCAGTTTTGGCGATTATCCCAATTATCGCAGTAGGCTTTGCCTATATGGTGACCAGTCCGATTCTCGGATTTATGGCAGATCAGGGCTGGATCACGGTGGATGCACAGTCCATCTCGATCATGACCGTATTGCTCTTTGGAGCAGGTACGGACTACTGTCTGTTCATGATCTCCAGATACCGTCAAATTCTGTATCATGAGCAGGATAAAAAGAAAGCTATTTTCCAAGCGATCACCGGTTCATCCGGCGCGATTGCGATGAGTGGATTTACGGTCGTTGCCGCTTTGCTCGTGCTGCTGCTGGCTGAGTATGGTGCATATCATCGTTTTGCCGTACCATTCAGTTTGTCCATCTTCATCATGTTTATAGCAAGTCTCACGCTCGTTCCGGCGCTGCTTGCCATCTTCGGGCGGGGATCGTTCTATCCGTTCGTTCCACGTACTCACGAGATGGAAGTGGAGCGGACGAAGAAAAAAGGCAAACCGGCTCCGTCTCCGCGTAAAGTCCGTGAAAGCTGGATCGGACGCATCGTAACGACTAAACCTTGGACGGTTCTGGCGATTACGGTAGTGCTGCTCGGTGGACTGGCTGCTTTTTCAACACAAGTGAAATTTACGTACGACTTGTTATCTTCCTTCCCGGAAAATGTACCTTCGCGTGAAGGCTTCAAGGTTATTGGGGAGCAATTTTCCCAAGGAGAGCTCGCTCCAGTTAAAGTGATCGTGGATGCCGGGGGCAAAGAGACAGATCTGAAGCAGCGTCTCGAATCACTGGATTATATCAGCAAGGTGGGTGACGCGCAGCAAGGCGCGGAGAATGCCAACATTACGGCGTATGACGTAGAGTTCAATCTCAATCCATACTCCATTGAAGCGATGCAGCATATTCCAGACCTGCGCGATGCGGCGGAATCGGCATTGAAAGATGCCGGGGTTGCCAACGTGGATCAGCAAGTCTGGATTGATGGACAGACGGCTGAACAATATGATATCGAAGTCGCTGGAGAGCGCGATGCGAAGATTATTATTCCAGTCGTTATCGGTATGATTACGCTGCTGCTGCTGCTCTATCTGCGTTCGATTGTTGCGACAGCATACCTGATTGCGACTGTAGTCCTGTCGTATTTCTCCGCACTCGGCCTGGGGTGGATTATCATCCACTATGGTCTTGGCGCAGAGGCGATTCAGGGAGCGATCCCGCTGTACTCCTTTGTCTTCCTCGTGGCACTCGGCGAGGATTATAACATCTTCATGATCTCAAGCATCTGGCAGAAACGCAAAACGATGCCGCTGCGTCAGGCTATTAAGGAAGGTGTAGGCGAGACGGGTTCGGTTATTACCTCTGCGGGTCTGATCCTGGCAGGCACGTTCGCCGTTCTGGCCACCCTGCCAATCCAGGTGCTGGTGCAGTTCGGGATTATCACCGCCGTAGGTGTTATGCTTGATACGTTCCTGGTTCGTCCGTTCATGGTTCCAGCGATTACAGCGCTGCTGGGCAAATGGGCTTTCTGGCCAGGCAAGTATATGCCGATTGCGGAAAAGCAAGAAAAGAAACCAACCCGATCCCTGTAAACTATGGAGAGGGACAGATGGACGGCGGGGCTTCATGCCCGTGGTCCATCTTTCTTTTTTACCAGAGGCGAGAGCATTGAGGTTTGTCTGTCTGAGATGGAATGGATAAGCTGGTAAAAATGCGCAGAAAATGCTGTAGGGACGGGGTTCTTTGGGTGCGGAAGGTTTACTCGGCTAAGGGTTATGGGACATAATAGAGGAAGCGTCGGCCTTGGGCGGACGGACAAGTTCACATCAATGGGGTAACCAGAGGAAGGATGAAAGCAAGCATGACGAACAAACTGAATGTGTATTTCAATCATGACGGCGGCGTAGATGATCTCGTATCGCTGTTTATGCTTCTGCAAATGGACAATGTACATGTAACCGGTGTATCGGTTATTCCGGCAGACGGATATTTGGAGCCGGCAACTGATGCGAGCCGTAAAATTATCGATCGTTTTGGGACGTATTCCATTGAAGTATCCAAATCCAATTCCAGAGGCAAAAACCCGTTCCCGCCAGCGTGGAGACTGCACTCATTCTATGTAGATGCACTGCCGATTCTGAATGAATCAGGCAAAATGGAAGCGCCGCTCTCGGCTGTACCAGCACATCAGCATCTGATTGAGAAAGTACGCAGCACCGAAGGGAAAACGCTGCTTCTGTTCACCGGTCCGCTGACAGACCTCGCACGTGCGCTGGACGAAGCACCGGACATTGAAGAGAAGATCGACAAGCTGGTATGGATGGGCGGTACATTCGAACGTGGAAACGTAGAAGAGCCGGAGCATGACGGTACTGCGGAATGGAACGTATTCTGGGACCCGGAAGCAGCCTATCGCGTGTGGCAGAGCGGCATCCAGATTGATCTGGTTGCTCTGGAGAGCACGAACAAAGTACCTCTTACACCTGCAGTCCGTAACCGCTGGGCAGCAGAACGCCGCTTCGAAGGCGTGGATTTCCTAGGGAACTGTTATGCAGGCTGTCCGCCACTGGTTTACAGTGAAACGAATTCCACCTATTATCTGTGGGATGTGCTGACTACGGCTTCCGTAGGCCGCGAGGACATTGTGAAGAAAAAAACCGTGAACTGCATCGTCATCCCAGATGGTCCAAGCCAAGGCCGCACGGTGGAGCAGGCAGACGGACGTCCGGTACAGCTGGTCTATGATACAGACCCGGATGCGTTCTTCACATACATGACAGATTTGGGCAAAAAGGCTGCTCCGCAGCGCTACTAATGATCGGCAGCCCCGCGGCTGACCTTCATTTAAGATAAAAAGGCCTTTATAGGATACGTATCAATGATGCGCATCCTATAAAGGTAAGAGCTAAAGAAAGCCGCAGGCTGTGTTCCGATGATCGAGAAAACCCCGATCACTGGAATGCAGGCCATGCGGCTTTTTGTTCTAGATTTTAAATCGGCTGATCAGGCCATTCAGTTCACTGGATAGAACACGCAGCGACTCGGCGGAGTCACTGATCTCACCCATGGATTGCAGCTGCGTTTCGGCAGCCTGAGATACTTTCTGGATGCTGGATGAGGATTCTCGCGAGATATGTTCCATGTTTTCAATGGATGCCGACACTTCCTCTGAACTTGCTGATAGCTGTTCGGAAGCTGCGGACACTTCATGCAGCCGCTCGTTAATCGTTTCAATGCCGCCATGAATGGAAGAGAAAGATTGACCTGCCTCCTGCACGACAGTCAGACCGGATTGCACTGCTGTAGTGCTTGCCGACATATGTTCTGCAAGCAAAGAGGTCTGACGTGTCATCTCCGTAATCAGCTCGGATACGTGCTGTGAGGATTGTTCGGATTCCCCTGCGAGCTTGCGCACCTCGGAGGCAACTACAGCAAAACCACTGCCATGTTCACCTGCACGGGCAGCTTCGATACTGGCATTCAGTGCAAGCAGGTTTGTCTGGGAAGCAATATTTTTCATCAAATGAGCGACGGATTCGATCTGGCTGGAGTAATCCGTTAGCTGTGTCGTTGATGCCGCCATCTGTACGTTGGCCTGATAAATCTCGTCCATGCTGCGAATGGCTGTATCCAGCTTGGCTTGTCCCTGAAGGGCATCGTTTGTTGTCTGCTGCGACACGTCGGCAACCTTGGATGAAGAATGAGCAATATGCTGCATACTGCGTGTAATCTCTTCCATGGCAACCGTGACTTCTCCAGCACGTACCACCTGTTCGGAAGCCCCTTGTGCAGTATGATTCGTGTGCTCTGCAATCCGCTGACTGGCCTCAGCCGTTGCCTGGGAATGACGAGACACACCTGCCGCAGCATGCAGCAGGGAATCCGAGCTTTGACGAATACCTGTCATGACTTGCCGGGTATCCGTGACCAAGTGTTTGAACTCGGAAGCAAGCTGCCCAATTTCGTCTTTGCGTCCAAGCTCTACGTTGACGGTGAGGTCTCCTTTTCCCACTTCGGTAATGAGCTGTTTCAGCTTCACCAGCGGCCTTGTCAGATAACGTGCGAAAATATACACCAGCAGTACACTAAGCAGTACAATCGCCAGCGCTGTCCAAACCATCGTGATTCGGTTGCTTGCCATGAGTTCATAGACTGCGGTAGAGTCCAGATCGGCTCCTACAATACCTAACATCTTGCCATCCGTTCCATGAATCGGCACATAAGCGGTAATCGTAGCCCCGTAATCTTCATCCCGAGTAAGCTCTCCGCGAACCGATGTATCTTGTGCAAAGGCTTGAAGCATACCAGCGTACAGTGTTTCCTCTGCTTTGCCGTAAGGCGAGAAATCATCCTCGGGTGTATCGGGAGCAGCTCCATCCACCACGTAATAGTATGCGGCCTTCCCGTTCTCTTCCCTTGTGCTCATCGTGTAAAGATACTTAAGCCCGTTGGCCTCTCGCAGCTGACTAAGCTGTTCGCGCAGTGTGTCATAATACGCGGTCTTGTCCTTCCCCGTACTTAGCGGAGCATATAGTGAAGTATCAATTAAGGCGGCGGCCCGTTCAGCTACAGCCTGAGCCTGCATTCCCATGGATTGTTCCACCAATTGGGCTGACGCACGGTACATGGTGATGCCAAGAATAGCACCCGCCGCCAGCATCAGACAGGAAAAAAATAAAAAAATACGCATAAATAAACTATTCATCGTTCTAATTGCTCCCCTTTGTTGAACCGGTTTGATCTTTTGTAGTCTATCTGTAGGAAAAATAATTGACCAGCTAACGTGCATTTTATGTATATACTTCTAATTGAATTTATCGGCTCAAGAGAGGGAAAGGATTAGAGACAGGGCTGGATTGATTTGGGGTAATTTTCGGTAAAAAGAATCTGCAGATTGTCTTAATCTAGATAGACCGATTATTAGTCAAATAAGGTTCCTGGGGATCGATAGACATTAGAGGGGGAGATCCGATACTAAAACTGAGAAACTGGAAAATGATGAATCCCCCTCACCTGCATTTCATTCCTCTTTCCTTCGATCTATCCTGCGAAAATGTGTGCCATCTCTGTTCAGCAGACTCATTGCTACTTACATCGTTCCGCCGCCTTGGCGAACGGATGGTGGGATCTTCTCGGGTCCCTGATTGATGTATCGATTGATAAAGGTTCCCACCTTGGCATCGTCAAACTTGTCCAGTTTCATCGTTTTGGTCCAAGCGGTCATGACGACTTCGCTGCCATCGGGAATATCTTTGTTCGGTACGGCAAGAATGCCTGATCCTGCTTTACGAAATTTTGTGAGATATTTCAGATGTTCCTTAAGCTCTTCACCAGCATTTTCACGATAATAAATAATGATGTCCCCGTGCTCCATGTTATGAACCAGATAAGGGTAACCAGGAAAGTCCGTATAAAAACCAAACTGAATATCATGCGGATTGTGCGGCCCCGAGGTCGGAATGGTCATCTCATAGTGAATGGGTTCTTCGGTGTGGTTGGCCCCATAATATTTGTCACTGGTCACATTGATCGCTGCGCTGCTGTCCAGGTCTGCGGTATTATATGTTTTATCAGCACGCTGCAGAGAAAAAATCCCGAATGCTGTGATGGATAGAGCGATCACAATATGAGCTGCAGTATGAATGGCTCGGCTTTTCTTTTGAATTAATGCACGCTCTTTCTTTTTCATATGACTGAGAATGCTGCCGCGTGTACGCGATGCCCAGACATAAGCGGCAGCGGAGAGCAGCAGCAGGGCGGCTCCAAGAATCAGCCATAGGTATGAGGTGCCCGTTTGTTGTTCCATCTGCATATGATCCATGTGGGTCATGTCCATTCGAATTCCCCTTTCTTTCGTCTTAAAATAATGAATAATGACACTACATATTGTAGTGTTTATGGGTGAAGAGATAGTAACAAAGAATCCATCCAAATCCATGCTGAATAAAGATTTATAAGCGTAATCTT harbors:
- a CDS encoding MMPL family transporter — its product is MQEGSGYGRFVAGKRSKWVTLLVWIIIAVVLGMVWPAVNQRETNNAQDLSDSKPSVQAAALAKKEFPGGEGLPALIVWRSSTGLTDDQIQQIQALTERLDQDPVEQQQSVVPLYQLPPQAIKGQLSEDGSTIVMPLFFNKDADAEQLKAGIEGLEEKTKAIFGMNPFETAIDNDSKLIARVTGPVGISIDATGLFSSADVSLLIATVVLVLVLLLLIYRSPVLAIIPIIAVGFAYMVTSPILGFMADQGWITVDAQSISIMTVLLFGAGTDYCLFMISRYRQILYHEQDKKKAIFQAITGSSGAIAMSGFTVVAALLVLLLAEYGAYHRFAVPFSLSIFIMFIASLTLVPALLAIFGRGSFYPFVPRTHEMEVERTKKKGKPAPSPRKVRESWIGRIVTTKPWTVLAITVVLLGGLAAFSTQVKFTYDLLSSFPENVPSREGFKVIGEQFSQGELAPVKVIVDAGGKETDLKQRLESLDYISKVGDAQQGAENANITAYDVEFNLNPYSIEAMQHIPDLRDAAESALKDAGVANVDQQVWIDGQTAEQYDIEVAGERDAKIIIPVVIGMITLLLLLYLRSIVATAYLIATVVLSYFSALGLGWIIIHYGLGAEAIQGAIPLYSFVFLVALGEDYNIFMISSIWQKRKTMPLRQAIKEGVGETGSVITSAGLILAGTFAVLATLPIQVLVQFGIITAVGVMLDTFLVRPFMVPAITALLGKWAFWPGKYMPIAEKQEKKPTRSL
- a CDS encoding nucleoside hydrolase, whose product is MTNKLNVYFNHDGGVDDLVSLFMLLQMDNVHVTGVSVIPADGYLEPATDASRKIIDRFGTYSIEVSKSNSRGKNPFPPAWRLHSFYVDALPILNESGKMEAPLSAVPAHQHLIEKVRSTEGKTLLLFTGPLTDLARALDEAPDIEEKIDKLVWMGGTFERGNVEEPEHDGTAEWNVFWDPEAAYRVWQSGIQIDLVALESTNKVPLTPAVRNRWAAERRFEGVDFLGNCYAGCPPLVYSETNSTYYLWDVLTTASVGREDIVKKKTVNCIVIPDGPSQGRTVEQADGRPVQLVYDTDPDAFFTYMTDLGKKAAPQRY
- a CDS encoding methyl-accepting chemotaxis protein — protein: MNSLFMRIFLFFSCLMLAAGAILGITMYRASAQLVEQSMGMQAQAVAERAAALIDTSLYAPLSTGKDKTAYYDTLREQLSQLREANGLKYLYTMSTREENGKAAYYYVVDGAAPDTPEDDFSPYGKAEETLYAGMLQAFAQDTSVRGELTRDEDYGATITAYVPIHGTDGKMLGIVGADLDSTAVYELMASNRITMVWTALAIVLLSVLLVYIFARYLTRPLVKLKQLITEVGKGDLTVNVELGRKDEIGQLASEFKHLVTDTRQVMTGIRQSSDSLLHAAAGVSRHSQATAEASQRIAEHTNHTAQGASEQVVRAGEVTVAMEEITRSMQHIAHSSSKVADVSQQTTNDALQGQAKLDTAIRSMDEIYQANVQMAASTTQLTDYSSQIESVAHLMKNIASQTNLLALNASIEAARAGEHGSGFAVVASEVRKLAGESEQSSQHVSELITEMTRQTSLLAEHMSASTTAVQSGLTVVQEAGQSFSSIHGGIETINERLHEVSAASEQLSASSEEVSASIENMEHISRESSSSIQKVSQAAETQLQSMGEISDSAESLRVLSSELNGLISRFKI
- a CDS encoding DUF3105 domain-containing protein, translated to MDMTHMDHMQMEQQTGTSYLWLILGAALLLLSAAAYVWASRTRGSILSHMKKKERALIQKKSRAIHTAAHIVIALSITAFGIFSLQRADKTYNTADLDSSAAINVTSDKYYGANHTEEPIHYEMTIPTSGPHNPHDIQFGFYTDFPGYPYLVHNMEHGDIIIYYRENAGEELKEHLKYLTKFRKAGSGILAVPNKDIPDGSEVVMTAWTKTMKLDKFDDAKVGTFINRYINQGPEKIPPSVRQGGGTM